In Sphingobacterium sp. lm-10, one DNA window encodes the following:
- the dnaB gene encoding replicative DNA helicase: MSQQSDNNTNDSGKPGKANLNRKRASVSNLIGGLGKLPPQAPDLEEAVLGALMLEKNALSEVIDILKPESFYKESHQKIFQAIYNLFQKTSPIDLLTVTTELRQMGALEMVGGAYYITQLTDRVVSAANIEFHARIISQKYIQRELIQVSTEIINASYDETSDIFDLLDHAEKSLFDIAQNNLRRDSRKMDDIMREAINALELLRDRTDGLTGIPSGLTALDRMTSGWQPSDLVIIAARPAMGKTAFVLSVARNAAVDHQRPVAVFSLEMSSVQLVNRLIAGETEIEQEKLKKGNLADHEWQQLHSRIGRLTEAPLIIDDTPALNVFEFRAKCRRLKAQHDIQMVIVDYLQLMHGKSEGKGGGNREQEIGSISRALKSVAKELNVPVLALSQLSRAVESRPGNSKRPMLSDLRESGSIEQDADMVLFLYRPEYYGMTEDEEGRPTAGVGEVIIAKHRNGETGIVPLKFIGKYVKFVDLEDDFYGMDNGKDDGFGAFGGPPSPSAMAPSDSFGGGITMPSRMNDMPDDAPF, encoded by the coding sequence ATGTCACAACAAAGCGATAACAATACTAACGACTCCGGAAAACCCGGCAAGGCAAATTTGAACAGAAAGCGCGCAAGTGTTAGCAACTTGATCGGTGGACTGGGCAAGTTACCGCCGCAAGCCCCCGATCTGGAAGAGGCCGTATTGGGCGCGCTTATGTTAGAAAAAAATGCATTAAGTGAGGTTATAGACATTTTAAAGCCAGAGTCTTTTTATAAGGAATCGCACCAAAAGATTTTTCAGGCCATTTATAATCTGTTTCAAAAGACTTCACCGATTGATTTATTAACGGTGACCACTGAGTTGCGGCAAATGGGAGCCTTAGAGATGGTGGGCGGAGCATATTATATTACGCAATTAACCGATCGCGTCGTGTCTGCTGCAAACATTGAGTTCCATGCCCGTATTATCTCTCAGAAATACATACAACGGGAGCTTATCCAAGTTTCTACGGAGATTATCAACGCATCTTATGATGAAACCAGCGATATCTTCGATTTGCTGGATCATGCAGAGAAAAGCCTTTTTGATATCGCACAAAATAACCTACGTCGTGATTCCAGGAAGATGGATGATATCATGCGAGAAGCGATCAATGCATTGGAATTATTGCGCGATCGTACGGATGGATTGACCGGTATTCCAAGTGGTTTGACGGCCTTGGATCGCATGACGTCGGGCTGGCAGCCATCTGATTTGGTGATTATCGCAGCGCGTCCTGCGATGGGTAAAACAGCTTTCGTGCTTTCTGTAGCGCGAAATGCAGCAGTGGACCACCAACGTCCGGTAGCTGTATTCTCCTTAGAGATGTCTTCTGTACAGCTGGTAAATCGTTTGATTGCCGGAGAAACGGAGATTGAGCAAGAGAAATTAAAAAAAGGAAATCTGGCGGATCACGAATGGCAGCAATTGCATTCGCGCATTGGCCGATTGACAGAAGCGCCGCTTATCATTGACGATACACCAGCCTTAAATGTATTTGAGTTTCGTGCCAAATGCCGCCGTCTGAAAGCGCAGCATGATATACAGATGGTCATTGTCGATTATTTGCAACTGATGCATGGTAAAAGCGAAGGCAAAGGTGGCGGAAACCGGGAGCAGGAAATCGGTAGTATTTCCCGTGCGTTGAAGTCGGTGGCCAAAGAATTGAATGTGCCTGTGTTAGCCCTGTCACAATTAAGTCGTGCAGTAGAATCCAGACCCGGTAATAGTAAAAGACCAATGCTATCCGATTTACGTGAATCTGGATCTATCGAGCAGGACGCCGACATGGTGCTGTTCCTGTATCGTCCGGAGTACTATGGTATGACGGAAGATGAAGAAGGTCGCCCAACAGCAGGTGTTGGTGAGGTAATCATCGCGAAACACCGGAACGGGGAGACGGGTATTGTGCCGTTGAAATTTATCGGTAAATATGTGAAGTTTGTCGACCTTGAAGACGATTTTTACGGTATGGATAATGGTAAAGATGATGGTTTTGGTGCCTTCGGCGGACCGCCATCTCCGTCAGCAATGGCTCCCTCGGATAGTTTTGGAGGCGGCATCACGATGCCATCTCGTATGAATGATATGCCAGACGATGCTCCCTTTTAG
- the ubiE gene encoding bifunctional demethylmenaquinone methyltransferase/2-methoxy-6-polyprenyl-1,4-benzoquinol methylase UbiE, with protein MTAPNSTVKPYSADGNKKEQVADMFNNISSTYDMLNRFMTMGIDIIWRRKAIRSLRVIKPQHILDVATGTGDFAIESIKLLHPKKIIGIDISEGMLSVAKEKIKKKALTAQFEVMLGDSENLPFEDGDFDAVTVAFGVRNFENLQKGLDEINRVIRPGGKAIVLELSNPTAFPIKQLFHFYFHKFTPALGRLISKDKRAYSYLPESVAQFPSGKAFAEMMQKAGFTETKVRPQTFGFCTIYEATK; from the coding sequence ATGACAGCTCCTAATTCAACGGTTAAACCTTACTCGGCAGACGGCAATAAAAAGGAACAGGTGGCTGATATGTTCAACAACATCTCTTCCACCTACGACATGCTAAATCGCTTCATGACGATGGGTATTGATATCATTTGGCGACGGAAAGCCATTCGTTCGCTACGCGTTATAAAACCACAGCATATTTTAGATGTGGCAACAGGTACCGGTGATTTTGCTATAGAATCCATCAAGCTGTTGCACCCAAAAAAAATAATCGGAATTGACATTTCTGAAGGTATGCTTTCTGTGGCAAAAGAAAAGATAAAAAAGAAAGCTTTGACAGCGCAGTTTGAGGTAATGTTGGGCGATTCGGAAAACCTGCCTTTCGAGGATGGTGATTTTGATGCCGTTACGGTTGCCTTTGGCGTACGAAATTTCGAAAATCTCCAAAAGGGATTGGATGAAATTAACCGTGTGATCCGTCCTGGTGGTAAAGCTATTGTTTTGGAACTTTCCAATCCTACGGCATTCCCGATCAAGCAGTTATTTCACTTTTACTTCCACAAATTCACGCCAGCACTGGGAAGGTTAATTTCTAAAGACAAGCGGGCTTACAGCTATTTGCCGGAGTCGGTTGCACAATTCCCGAGTGGCAAAGCATTTGCGGAAATGATGCAGAAAGCAGGGTTTACAGAAACTAAAGTACGTCCGCAAACTTTTGGATTTTGTACGATTTACGAAGCCACTAAATAA